A single window of uncultured Sunxiuqinia sp. DNA harbors:
- a CDS encoding heavy metal translocating P-type ATPase metal-binding domain-containing protein gives MKNEHQICIHCGEDCGPAPIIWNDQPFCCNGCQTVYELLNEKKLTQYYSIQSSPGIKLENEHIQSEEKFAYLDLEEIKNKLLDFSDSGISKIRFFIPSIHCASCIWLLENLHTLHNGVIQSSVNFPKKEVSITFHEEKISLRQLVELLASIHYVPEISGQNLDKNPNRKASNSLLIKIGIAGFSFLNAMLYHFPQYLPGSENLETGFRLIFGWLSFVLSLPVLFYCANDYFLSAYKSLKKKIISIDLPIALGLITLFVQSSFELISDQEIGYFDSLTGLVFFLLVGKWYQSITYEALTFERTYKSYFPVAVTKITDNKNTTIPLDELKIGDRILVRNQELIPADATIAKGNASIDYSFVTGESIPVNKNTGDFVFAGGRQMGSAIELLIQKEVEQSYLTQLWNQDQKMDHESKSMSSVINKVSQYFTIVIISIALGAAIYWNYADSSKALFAFTSVLIIACPCALALTIPFTFGSTMRQFGRKGFYLKNSDVIERLYRIKTVVFDKTGTITHSQSTKVEFKGKKLSDEQLHLIKSLVFHSTHPLSKTISNYIKTGNLFEVVNFKEIPSLGITGMVNNQQVNIGSKYFVTGNQSGTKELKTQVWISINKKTVGHYQFENNYREGLAETISQLKTRFELHLISGDNESEQANLLPLFHDHAKLNFNQSPTEKLEYVRNLQKNGENVLMIGDGLNDAGALSESKVGVVIADNIYNFTPACDAILKADKFASLQRFIQFSKTSMKIVWYSFLISFLYNLVGISFAVQGSLSPIIAAILMPLSSVTVVAFASFSVNLSSKNKLR, from the coding sequence TTGAAAAACGAACATCAAATATGCATTCATTGTGGCGAAGATTGCGGCCCGGCACCCATCATTTGGAATGATCAGCCATTTTGCTGTAATGGTTGCCAAACAGTGTACGAGTTACTCAATGAGAAAAAACTCACGCAATATTATTCCATCCAATCTTCGCCGGGCATAAAACTTGAAAACGAGCACATCCAGAGCGAAGAAAAATTTGCTTATTTGGATCTGGAGGAGATCAAAAACAAGCTGCTGGATTTCTCCGATTCGGGGATCTCAAAGATTCGCTTTTTTATCCCTTCAATCCATTGTGCTTCATGCATTTGGCTTTTAGAAAACCTTCACACTCTTCACAATGGAGTCATCCAATCTTCAGTTAATTTTCCCAAAAAAGAAGTCAGCATTACTTTTCATGAAGAAAAAATCAGTCTTCGACAACTTGTAGAATTGCTTGCATCCATTCATTATGTGCCTGAAATAAGCGGACAAAACCTGGACAAAAATCCCAACCGAAAGGCAAGCAACAGCTTATTAATCAAAATAGGGATAGCCGGTTTTAGTTTTTTGAATGCCATGCTGTATCATTTCCCACAATACCTGCCGGGAAGTGAAAACCTTGAAACAGGATTCAGGTTAATATTTGGTTGGCTAAGTTTTGTTTTAAGCTTGCCTGTTTTATTTTATTGTGCCAACGACTACTTTTTGTCAGCATACAAAAGCTTGAAAAAGAAAATTATCAGCATTGATTTACCCATCGCGCTGGGGCTTATTACACTGTTTGTTCAGAGTTCTTTCGAATTGATCAGCGATCAGGAAATTGGCTATTTTGATTCGCTAACCGGCCTGGTCTTTTTCTTGTTAGTTGGCAAATGGTACCAAAGCATCACCTACGAAGCACTGACTTTTGAACGCACTTACAAATCGTATTTCCCGGTTGCAGTCACCAAAATCACGGATAACAAAAACACAACAATCCCCTTGGATGAACTGAAAATCGGCGATCGCATTTTGGTGCGCAATCAGGAGCTCATCCCTGCTGATGCGACCATCGCCAAAGGAAACGCCAGTATCGACTATAGTTTTGTAACCGGAGAATCAATCCCTGTAAATAAAAACACGGGGGATTTTGTTTTTGCTGGAGGCCGACAAATGGGAAGTGCCATTGAGCTGTTGATTCAGAAAGAAGTGGAGCAAAGCTATTTAACCCAACTGTGGAACCAGGATCAGAAAATGGATCATGAGTCAAAATCAATGTCGAGTGTTATCAATAAGGTTAGCCAGTATTTCACAATTGTAATCATTTCCATAGCACTGGGAGCCGCCATTTACTGGAATTATGCGGATTCAAGCAAAGCGCTTTTTGCATTCACCTCTGTTTTGATTATTGCTTGCCCATGTGCGCTGGCACTAACCATTCCGTTTACTTTTGGCAGCACCATGCGACAGTTTGGGCGCAAGGGTTTTTATCTTAAAAATTCGGACGTTATTGAACGACTTTATAGAATAAAAACGGTTGTGTTTGATAAAACAGGAACAATTACACACTCGCAATCAACAAAGGTTGAATTTAAAGGCAAAAAACTGAGTGACGAACAGTTACATCTGATCAAGTCTTTGGTTTTTCATTCAACACACCCACTGAGCAAAACAATTAGCAACTACATAAAAACAGGGAATCTCTTTGAAGTTGTTAACTTCAAAGAGATTCCCTCACTTGGGATAACAGGAATGGTCAACAACCAGCAAGTCAACATCGGATCGAAATATTTTGTAACCGGCAACCAATCGGGAACCAAAGAATTGAAAACCCAAGTGTGGATTTCGATCAACAAAAAAACGGTGGGGCACTATCAGTTTGAGAATAATTACCGCGAAGGATTGGCTGAAACGATCTCTCAACTAAAAACACGATTCGAACTCCATTTGATTAGTGGCGACAATGAATCAGAACAAGCAAACCTGCTCCCACTGTTTCACGATCATGCCAAGCTCAACTTTAATCAATCGCCCACCGAAAAGCTGGAATACGTCAGAAACCTTCAAAAAAATGGAGAAAATGTTCTGATGATTGGTGACGGACTAAATGATGCCGGAGCATTAAGCGAAAGCAAAGTTGGAGTTGTTATTGCCGACAATATTTACAATTTCACGCCTGCTTGCGATGCGATTTTGAAAGCCGATAAATTTGCATCGCTACAGCGTTTTATTCAATTTTCGAAAACCAGTATGAAAATTGTTTGGTATTCATTTTTAATTTCATTTTTGTACAATTTGGTGGGAATTTCATTTGCAGTACAGGGAAGCTTATCTCCGATTATCGCTGCAATCCTGATGCCATTAAGCTCTGTTACTGTAGTTGCATTTGCAAGCTTTTCGGTAAACCTAAGTTCAAAAAATAAACTACGTTGA
- a CDS encoding DUF4492 domain-containing protein: MKSEFLSRAWHLYYDGFRSMGTWGKQVWIVILVKLFIMFFVLKLFFFPNFLKTNFDTDEERGNHVLENLVEPVK; the protein is encoded by the coding sequence ATGAAAAGTGAATTCCTTTCCAGAGCATGGCATCTTTATTACGATGGTTTTCGGTCGATGGGTACCTGGGGAAAGCAGGTCTGGATCGTTATTTTGGTTAAGTTGTTCATCATGTTTTTTGTTTTGAAGCTCTTTTTCTTTCCAAATTTTTTAAAGACAAATTTTGATACCGATGAAGAGCGAGGTAATCATGTGCTTGAAAATTTAGTAGAACCCGTAAAATAA
- a CDS encoding cytochrome d ubiquinol oxidase subunit II: MFETLSHLALQQYWWVIISLLGALFVFLTFVQGGQTLIYTIGKTESERTMLVNTLGRKWEFTFTTLVTFGGAFFASFPLFYATSFGGAYWVWIAILFSFVIQAVSYEYRTKPANFLGTKTFEVFLFLNGALGTILIGTAVGTFFNGAMFSLNGMNNVSWETPFRGLEAVLTFHNVALGLSVFFLARILGALYFINSVESEAIFTRSKKQVLYNTIPFLVFFLYFVIWLVLKDGYAYNETEVFMEKFKYLHNLIQMPLVAVILLLGVVGVLWGIGVTIMKNSSTGIWFAGAGTVLAVLALFLIAGLNGTAFYPSNFALQDSLTIETASSSHFTLTAMSYVSLGVPFVLAYIWWVWKAMNSKKIDEAEMQEEDSHAY, encoded by the coding sequence ATGTTTGAAACGTTATCACATCTGGCTTTGCAACAATATTGGTGGGTAATTATATCGCTATTGGGTGCATTATTTGTTTTCCTGACTTTTGTTCAGGGAGGTCAAACTTTAATCTATACGATTGGAAAAACGGAATCTGAGCGGACGATGTTGGTTAATACACTTGGCCGAAAATGGGAGTTTACCTTTACAACTCTGGTAACCTTTGGAGGAGCATTTTTTGCATCTTTTCCTTTGTTTTACGCTACCTCGTTTGGTGGGGCTTATTGGGTTTGGATAGCCATTTTGTTTTCATTCGTTATACAGGCGGTTTCATACGAATACAGAACTAAACCAGCCAACTTTTTAGGAACTAAAACCTTTGAGGTTTTCTTATTCCTGAACGGAGCATTGGGAACAATCCTGATAGGAACCGCGGTAGGTACATTTTTCAATGGAGCAATGTTTAGTCTGAATGGTATGAACAACGTGAGTTGGGAAACACCTTTCAGAGGACTTGAAGCCGTGCTGACTTTTCACAATGTCGCTCTCGGTTTGTCTGTTTTCTTTCTGGCACGTATTCTCGGTGCTTTGTATTTTATTAACTCGGTGGAAAGTGAAGCGATCTTTACACGTTCTAAAAAGCAAGTTCTGTACAATACCATTCCGTTTCTGGTTTTCTTTTTATATTTCGTCATTTGGCTAGTGCTGAAAGATGGATATGCGTACAATGAAACAGAAGTATTTATGGAGAAATTCAAATACCTGCATAATTTAATTCAGATGCCTTTAGTAGCAGTTATTCTTTTGTTGGGTGTAGTTGGAGTGCTTTGGGGAATTGGAGTTACTATTATGAAGAATAGTTCCACAGGAATTTGGTTTGCAGGAGCCGGTACGGTGTTGGCAGTATTAGCCTTGTTTTTAATTGCCGGGTTGAATGGAACAGCCTTTTATCCGTCGAACTTTGCTTTACAAGATTCGCTGACAATTGAAACAGCTTCGTCGAGTCACTTCACGTTGACAGCGATGAGTTATGTCTCGTTAGGTGTGCCGTTTGTATTGGCCTATATTTGGTGGGTTTGGAAAGCCATGAACTCTAAAAAAATCGACGAGGCTGAAATGCAGGAGGAAGACTCGCACGCCTATTAA
- a CDS encoding cytochrome ubiquinol oxidase subunit I gives MLEAIDLSLVNWSRAQFALTAMYHWLFVPLTLGLTMIIAIMETLYVKTGNVEWKRITKFWMVLFGINFAIGVATGIILEFEFGTNWSNYSWFVGDIFGAPLAIEGIFAFFMESTFIAVMFFGWNKVSKKVHLLSTWLTAVGANLSALWILVANAWMQNPVGMQFNPETARNEMVSFWEVLFSPTAIYKFLHTTSSGFVLASIFVIGISSWFILKKRNLVFARKSILVAAIFGLVSSVYVAFTGDSSARDIAKQQPMKFAAFEGLYNGSEGAGLIALGVFSTSDSDSTNQNLLDFNMKLEIPNVLSYMAYMDWNAFVPGINDLINGNEKYGYLSADEKIERGKAAIIKLKEYQDAKNSGDGQLADQLKTEFMDPDFQENYFKYFGYGYITDKNLLIPSVPLSFYSFHIMVGLGFYFIVFFVLAFLYTIRGKLEKKKGFLRLAVWTIPLAYIASQAGWIVAEVGRQPWVIQDLMPTVAAVTKISTSAVQVTFWLFAAIFTALLIAEIKIMLRQIKIGPKMDGGQH, from the coding sequence ATGTTAGAAGCTATCGACTTATCTCTGGTCAATTGGTCACGGGCGCAGTTTGCGCTCACTGCCATGTACCATTGGCTTTTCGTTCCACTCACGCTGGGATTAACCATGATTATTGCAATTATGGAAACCTTGTACGTGAAAACAGGCAATGTGGAATGGAAAAGAATCACGAAATTCTGGATGGTTCTGTTTGGTATTAACTTTGCTATTGGAGTGGCCACCGGAATTATTTTGGAGTTTGAGTTTGGAACCAACTGGTCTAATTACTCCTGGTTTGTGGGCGACATTTTTGGAGCACCACTGGCTATTGAAGGTATTTTTGCCTTTTTTATGGAGTCGACTTTTATTGCAGTCATGTTTTTTGGCTGGAATAAAGTGAGTAAGAAAGTTCACCTGTTATCAACCTGGTTGACGGCTGTTGGAGCAAATCTTTCGGCCTTGTGGATTTTGGTTGCCAATGCCTGGATGCAAAATCCGGTTGGCATGCAGTTTAATCCCGAAACAGCCCGCAATGAAATGGTTAGTTTTTGGGAGGTGTTGTTCTCGCCAACTGCTATTTATAAGTTTTTGCACACGACTTCTTCCGGCTTCGTGTTAGCATCAATTTTTGTTATCGGTATTTCATCCTGGTTTATACTGAAGAAGCGCAATCTTGTTTTTGCTCGAAAAAGTATTCTTGTTGCTGCTATTTTTGGGCTCGTATCTTCCGTTTATGTGGCATTTACCGGAGACAGCTCGGCACGTGATATTGCGAAGCAGCAGCCGATGAAATTTGCTGCTTTTGAAGGTTTGTACAATGGAAGTGAAGGAGCCGGATTGATTGCACTCGGTGTTTTTTCAACGTCGGATTCTGATTCCACCAACCAGAATTTACTGGACTTCAATATGAAGCTTGAAATTCCCAACGTACTTTCGTATATGGCTTATATGGACTGGAATGCTTTTGTGCCCGGAATTAATGATTTGATTAATGGGAATGAAAAGTATGGTTACTTATCAGCCGATGAGAAAATTGAGCGCGGAAAAGCAGCAATCATCAAACTGAAGGAGTATCAAGACGCCAAAAATAGCGGTGATGGTCAGTTGGCAGATCAATTGAAAACTGAATTTATGGATCCTGATTTTCAGGAAAATTATTTCAAGTATTTTGGCTATGGATACATTACCGACAAAAACCTGCTGATACCAAGTGTACCTCTTTCGTTTTACAGCTTCCACATTATGGTGGGGCTGGGTTTTTATTTTATCGTATTTTTCGTCCTAGCCTTTTTATATACAATTCGCGGTAAGCTGGAGAAAAAGAAAGGCTTTCTTCGATTGGCTGTATGGACAATCCCATTGGCTTATATTGCTTCGCAGGCAGGTTGGATTGTGGCTGAGGTTGGGCGCCAACCCTGGGTAATTCAGGATTTGATGCCGACTGTTGCGGCGGTTACAAAAATTAGTACAAGTGCTGTTCAGGTAACCTTCTGGTTATTTGCAGCTATTTTTACAGCATTGCTGATTGCTGAAATTAAAATCATGCTTCGACAAATTAAAATAGGACCTAAAATGGATGGAGGACAGCACTAA
- a CDS encoding CDP-alcohol phosphatidyltransferase family protein yields the protein MRRVSELFFWVPNFITSMNLAAGSLAVFFGIEGQLGWAAVFIFTAAIFDFLDGMAARLLGAYSEIGKQLDSLADLISFGLAPAAMLFTMLELALFQKNQPIFEINATPLQWIFLFSVLLVPISGAFRLAKFNLDTRQSESFLGLPIPANAIFYASLGLILELGTSPVIGKIILNRFNLLTAIALLSALMISELPMFSMKFKHLKWTGNEVRFLFIAFSVVLAILLQYYAIPLIIIAYILISVLLRVTKK from the coding sequence ATGAGACGAGTCAGTGAATTATTTTTTTGGGTTCCTAATTTCATTACCTCAATGAATCTTGCCGCGGGAAGCTTGGCGGTTTTCTTTGGAATAGAAGGACAGTTAGGTTGGGCTGCCGTATTTATTTTTACTGCCGCTATATTTGATTTTTTGGATGGGATGGCTGCACGTTTATTAGGCGCATATTCTGAAATTGGCAAACAATTGGACTCACTGGCTGACTTGATATCATTTGGACTGGCTCCAGCTGCCATGCTATTTACCATGCTCGAACTAGCCTTGTTTCAAAAAAATCAGCCCATTTTTGAAATTAACGCAACTCCATTACAGTGGATATTTTTATTTTCAGTATTGCTTGTCCCTATTTCAGGAGCATTTCGGTTGGCGAAATTCAACCTGGACACCCGGCAAAGCGAGAGCTTTCTGGGACTACCTATACCGGCTAACGCTATTTTTTATGCATCACTCGGTCTAATTTTGGAGCTAGGAACAAGCCCCGTCATTGGAAAGATCATTCTCAATCGGTTTAATCTGCTCACTGCAATTGCACTTCTCTCCGCACTAATGATTTCGGAACTTCCTATGTTTTCGATGAAGTTCAAACATCTGAAATGGACTGGGAATGAGGTTCGCTTTTTATTTATTGCATTTTCTGTGGTACTTGCGATCCTGCTCCAATATTATGCTATCCCATTAATTATAATCGCTTACATTTTGATCTCAGTTCTCTTAAGGGTGACAAAAAAATAA
- the ccoN gene encoding cytochrome-c oxidase, cbb3-type subunit I — MEVQKFTYDNKITRNFAVATLVWGVVGLLVGLLVALQIFIPEMNFSLEFTTFGRTRPLHTNAVIFAFVGNAIFTAVYYSIQRLLKTRMYSDLLGKIHFWGWQLIIVAAAVTLLAGYTSGKEYAELEWPIDIAITLVWIVFGINMFGTILQRRVSHIYVAIWFYIATWVTVAVLHVVNSIELPYSALKSYPVYAGIQDALVQWWYGHNAVAFFLTTPFLGLMYYFVPKAANRPIYSYKLSIVHFWSLIFIYIWAGPHHLLYTSLPDWLQALGTTFSIMLIAPSWGGMINGLLTLRGAWDKVRKDPILKMFVVGITAYGMSTFEGPMLSLKTVNAISHYTDWTIGHVHIGALGWNGMLTFGMLYWLFPRLYNTKLYSVKLANAHFWIATLAIIFYAVPLYIGGITQALMWKEFTPEGFLAYPNFLETVTQLIPMYAIRAFGGGLYVVGMLLAVLNLTKTAQQGSFVKEEAAEAPALHAIPETKTKSETWHGFLERKPIRFLIFATIAILIGGIFEIIPTYLVNSNVPIISSVKPYTPLELQGRDIYIKEGCYNCHSQMIRPFRSETERYGEYSKSGEFIYDHPFQFGSKRTGPDLAREGVKTGRIYKPNAWHYNHFIDPQKMNEESIMPKYPWLAKKEIDLNSTAPKIRAMKKLGVPYPDNYEQVANDDLMKQAEEITQNLREAGIETEPTKEIIALIAYMQRLGTDIMKPQEEEKNEKE; from the coding sequence ATGGAAGTACAGAAGTTTACCTATGACAACAAGATTACCCGGAATTTTGCTGTAGCAACACTTGTTTGGGGAGTTGTAGGTCTGTTAGTTGGCTTATTGGTAGCCCTGCAAATTTTTATCCCTGAAATGAATTTCAGCTTAGAGTTTACCACCTTTGGTAGAACACGGCCTTTACACACTAATGCCGTAATTTTTGCCTTTGTAGGCAATGCCATTTTTACAGCTGTATATTACTCCATACAGCGATTGTTGAAAACCCGTATGTACAGTGATTTGCTGGGTAAGATTCACTTTTGGGGCTGGCAGCTAATCATTGTTGCAGCTGCAGTAACCTTGTTGGCCGGATATACATCAGGGAAAGAATACGCTGAACTGGAATGGCCAATTGATATTGCCATCACCTTAGTTTGGATTGTTTTTGGAATCAACATGTTTGGCACCATTTTGCAACGTCGGGTGAGCCACATCTACGTAGCGATTTGGTTCTACATTGCTACTTGGGTAACCGTTGCAGTACTTCATGTTGTCAATTCAATCGAACTTCCATATAGTGCATTAAAAAGTTATCCGGTTTACGCCGGTATTCAGGACGCCCTAGTACAATGGTGGTACGGACACAATGCCGTTGCATTTTTCCTCACAACGCCATTTCTGGGCTTGATGTACTATTTTGTACCCAAAGCAGCGAATCGCCCAATTTACTCTTACAAGTTATCAATCGTTCACTTTTGGTCGTTAATATTTATATACATTTGGGCAGGTCCTCACCATTTGCTTTACACTTCGTTACCCGACTGGTTACAGGCACTGGGAACTACATTTTCGATCATGCTGATTGCTCCAAGCTGGGGAGGTATGATTAACGGACTGCTTACACTCCGTGGTGCATGGGACAAAGTTCGAAAAGATCCGATCCTGAAGATGTTTGTCGTTGGAATTACCGCATACGGTATGTCTACCTTCGAGGGGCCAATGCTTTCGTTAAAAACAGTGAACGCTATTAGTCATTATACAGACTGGACTATCGGACATGTGCATATTGGAGCTTTAGGGTGGAATGGAATGCTTACTTTTGGTATGTTGTACTGGCTATTCCCGCGATTATATAATACAAAATTATATTCGGTGAAGCTTGCCAATGCTCATTTCTGGATTGCTACATTGGCGATCATCTTTTACGCAGTTCCGCTTTATATTGGTGGCATCACCCAAGCGTTGATGTGGAAAGAGTTTACACCGGAAGGCTTTTTAGCTTATCCAAACTTTTTAGAAACCGTTACCCAGCTCATTCCCATGTATGCCATTCGTGCATTTGGCGGTGGTTTGTATGTTGTGGGTATGTTGCTTGCCGTTCTCAACCTCACAAAAACGGCACAACAAGGAAGCTTTGTAAAAGAAGAAGCCGCCGAAGCACCTGCCTTGCATGCAATTCCTGAAACAAAAACAAAATCGGAAACATGGCATGGATTCTTAGAACGTAAACCTATTCGCTTTTTAATTTTTGCAACCATTGCGATTTTAATTGGTGGTATTTTTGAGATCATCCCAACATATCTGGTCAACTCAAACGTTCCAATCATTTCAAGCGTAAAACCCTACACACCTTTGGAATTACAGGGACGAGACATCTACATAAAAGAGGGATGCTACAACTGCCATTCACAAATGATTCGTCCATTCCGATCAGAGACAGAGCGTTACGGAGAATACTCAAAATCAGGAGAATTTATCTATGATCATCCGTTTCAATTCGGATCAAAACGAACAGGACCAGATTTAGCGCGCGAAGGAGTGAAAACAGGAAGAATATATAAACCCAATGCATGGCACTACAATCACTTCATCGATCCACAAAAGATGAATGAAGAATCGATTATGCCCAAATACCCATGGTTGGCAAAAAAAGAAATTGACCTAAACTCAACGGCACCAAAAATCAGAGCGATGAAAAAACTAGGAGTCCCCTACCCTGACAACTATGAGCAAGTTGCCAATGACGACTTGATGAAGCAAGCTGAAGAGATTACTCAAAACCTACGTGAAGCAGGAATCGAGACTGAACCGACTAAAGAAATCATTGCGCTGATTGCATATATGCAACGACTTGGTACTGATATTATGAAACCACAAGAGGAAGAGAAAAACGAAAAAGAATAA
- a CDS encoding cbb3-type cytochrome c oxidase N-terminal domain-containing protein, whose protein sequence is MSTQEDKTPKNPTKQKPQPIIDPVTNVKMLGGHDFDGIRELDNRLPPWLKYLFYASIVFSASYLMLVFVFEDDSIIQEKEYQNEMATAMHQQEEPESSGETTIAPVERTQEEKLASGKETFNKVCSVCHGKFGEGLVGPNFTDEYWIHGGSREDMHKVIVNGVIEKGMISYKNQLTETQIQDVITYIQSLEGTNPPNQKAPQGEKYVPESE, encoded by the coding sequence ATGAGTACACAAGAGGATAAAACACCCAAAAATCCGACCAAGCAAAAGCCACAACCAATTATTGATCCGGTAACCAATGTTAAAATGCTTGGGGGGCATGATTTTGATGGAATTCGAGAACTAGATAACAGATTACCTCCATGGTTGAAGTATTTGTTCTATGCATCTATCGTGTTTTCTGCTTCATACCTGATGTTGGTTTTCGTTTTCGAAGACGACAGCATTATTCAAGAAAAAGAATATCAAAACGAGATGGCCACCGCCATGCACCAACAGGAAGAACCTGAATCTTCGGGTGAAACGACAATTGCTCCGGTTGAGAGAACTCAGGAAGAAAAACTAGCAAGCGGAAAAGAAACATTTAACAAGGTCTGCTCCGTTTGCCATGGTAAGTTTGGAGAAGGATTGGTTGGACCAAATTTCACTGACGAATACTGGATTCACGGAGGATCTCGTGAAGACATGCACAAAGTGATCGTCAACGGAGTGATTGAAAAAGGAATGATTTCGTATAAAAACCAGCTGACTGAAACTCAAATTCAGGATGTGATTACGTACATTCAAAGTCTTGAAGGCACCAATCCTCCGAATCAGAAAGCTCCTCAGGGAGAGAAATATGTTCCGG
- a CDS encoding phosphatidylserine decarboxylase family protein: MKFHPAGKSIIRNTIIIVLIINLLTWLLTSCAIVGSIISFGTLILLVLVLQFFRYPDRKVTLNSNQILAPADGKICTIEETEEKEYLHQKCKKVSIFMSPLNVHINWIPAPGTVTFTKHKKGEFYAAFKDKSAEENERTCVAIKLKDGREIMANQVAGAMARRILNFLHIGQLVTQNMEMGFIRFGSRVDLYLPLDTEIKVKLGDKVTGSQTIIGELS; this comes from the coding sequence ATGAAATTTCATCCGGCGGGAAAATCAATTATTCGAAATACAATAATAATCGTTCTTATAATAAACCTTCTGACCTGGCTATTGACATCATGCGCTATTGTGGGATCAATCATTTCCTTTGGCACATTAATTCTACTAGTCCTTGTGCTTCAGTTTTTCAGATATCCTGATCGCAAAGTTACTCTCAACAGTAACCAAATATTAGCTCCAGCTGACGGCAAAATTTGTACTATTGAGGAAACCGAAGAAAAGGAGTACCTCCATCAGAAATGCAAGAAAGTCTCTATTTTCATGTCTCCTTTAAATGTACATATCAATTGGATTCCAGCTCCAGGAACCGTCACCTTTACAAAACACAAAAAAGGTGAATTTTACGCCGCGTTCAAAGATAAATCGGCCGAGGAGAACGAACGAACCTGCGTTGCCATCAAACTAAAAGACGGACGTGAGATCATGGCCAATCAGGTTGCCGGAGCAATGGCGCGGCGCATTCTAAACTTCCTGCATATTGGGCAACTGGTTACCCAGAATATGGAAATGGGCTTTATTCGATTTGGAAGTCGCGTTGATTTATATTTACCGCTCGATACCGAAATTAAAGTAAAACTTGGCGATAAAGTCACGGGGTCACAAACCATAATTGGAGAATTAAGCTAA
- a CDS encoding cbb3-type cytochrome c oxidase subunit 3 — protein MYKEHLQSINGVELYAIIGFLIFFIFFVLITIHTIKMDKTRVKRLSEIPLEDEFNANRQ, from the coding sequence ATGTACAAAGAACATTTACAAAGCATAAATGGAGTCGAATTATATGCCATTATTGGCTTTCTCATTTTTTTCATTTTTTTCGTTCTTATTACCATTCACACTATAAAAATGGATAAAACACGAGTGAAACGACTAAGTGAGATCCCATTGGAAGATGAATTTAATGCGAATCGGCAATAG
- the ccoS gene encoding cbb3-type cytochrome oxidase assembly protein CcoS — protein MSVVFVLVIIGILVASIFLIAFIWAVKNGQFEDSYTPSVRILFDDPIPSEEKEETLEKDRIPEEKKQ, from the coding sequence ATGTCCGTTGTATTTGTCTTGGTTATTATTGGAATATTGGTGGCATCCATTTTTCTGATTGCTTTTATCTGGGCTGTAAAAAATGGCCAATTCGAAGATTCATACACCCCATCTGTCCGCATATTATTTGACGATCCAATTCCATCAGAAGAAAAAGAGGAAACGCTAGAAAAAGATCGTATTCCTGAGGAAAAAAAACAATAA